Below is a genomic region from Microbulbifer sp. ALW1.
CATTTATTTTGCGGCCGGTGAGGCGGAAGATCCGTGGAAAATCCGCATGTACGTCCTGCGCAATACTGCCACTAATCCGTTGCAGGGGGACTGGCAGGAGATGGGCCAAATTGCGACGCCGGTGGACAGTTTTTCACTGGATGCCACCAGCTTTACTCACCTCGGTAATCGTTATCTGGTCTGGGCCCAGTACGATGTGAAGGACGAGCTGGGCTCGCAGTTGCTGATGGCAGAAATGGCGTCAGCCACCGAGATTCGCCAGCCGGTCATCACCCTGTCGACGCCGACCTTTGATTGGGAGACCCGGGGGCACAAGGTGAATGAAGGTCCGGCGGTGCTGAAAAAGAATGGCCGGGTGTTCATCAGCTATTCCGCCAGCGCCACCGACGCCAACTATGCCATGGGCCTGTTGTGGGCCGATGAAGGTGCGGACCTGATGAATCCCCGGAGCTGGAACAAGTCACCACAGCCGGTGTTTTACACCAGTGCAGAGCGCAAGCGCTTCGGCCCGGGGCACAACAGTTTTACGGTGGCTGAAGATGGCGTAACAGATCTAGTGGTGTACCACGCGCGGGATTACCGGAATATCCAGGGCAATCCCCTGTTGGATGGTAACCGCGCGACCCGGGTGCGGGTCCTGCACTGGGATGCTTCGGGTATGCCGGAGTTCCGCCAGCAGGCTGCAGACTGAACACCGTATTTTTTCGCGAATTGTCATTATAAAAATAGAAGTGAGAGAAATATGAAAAACAGATTTTTAGCCACTCTCGTCACCGCTGGGCTGACCGCAACGTCAATCGGCAGTCATGCCGCCAATCCGGCCATCACCGAGGTACTCACCGCCGATCCTGCGGCCATGGTGTACAAGGACACCGTCTATCTTTACACCGGCCACGACGAAGCCAAGGACAACAAGGGCTTCTACGAAATGCACAAGTGGCTGGTGTTCTCTTCAAAAGACATGGTGAACTGGAAAAACGAAGGTTCTCCTCTGGCGGTCACTGATTTTAAATGGGCCAAGGGCGATGCCTGGGCCAGCCATGTGGTGGAAAAAGATGGAAAATTTTATTTCTATACCACGGTGCGCCACGATGAAACCAAGCCGGGCTTTGCGGTCGGGGTCGCGGTTTCCGACAGCCCAACAGGTCCCTTCAAGGATGCCCTGGGCAAGGCACTGATCAGCAATGACATGACCACCGATACCGAGATCGACTGGGACGACCTGGACCCGGCGACCTTCATCGATGATAACGGTGAGGCCTATTTATTCTGGGGTAATACCAAACCGCGCTGGGCCAAGCTCAAGGACAATATGATCGAGCTGGATGGTCCCATGCACAGCCTGGACCTGCCGAACTTTACCGAAGCACTTTATGCGCACAAACACGGTGGCAACTACTACCTGACCTATGCCATGGGTTTCCCGGAAAAAATCGGCTATGCCATGAGCAAGTCCATCGAGGGACCTTGGGAGTACAAGGGTGTCCTCAACGAACTGGCGGGTAACTCCAATACCAACCACCAGTCCATTATCGACTTCAAGGGCCGTTCCTTCTTTATTTACCATAACGGCGGAACACCGGAAGGCGGCAGTTTCCGTCGCTCGGTGTGTATCGACGATCTGCACTACAACGAAGATGGCACGATTCAGCGTGTGGTCATGACTTCTGAAGGCGTAAAGCCGGTTCAATAACGACAAGGGAGTAATCAGCATGAACCTAAAACGCGTTTCCCGTTTTATCACAAAAAGTTTGGTTGCCGGCATTGCACTGGCGAGCATTACCGCCTGCCAGCCCGCTGAAAACAGTGCGGAAAAATCCCCAGCGGGGAAAGACGGAAAAAGTGCGCAGGGTGCAGCTTCCGAGCAGCCCGAACAATCGCAGCACGGCCAGGTCGATGCCCCCGAAGGCATGTTCGCCAACCCGCTGTTTGCCAATGGCGCCGATCCCTGGCTGGAATACTGGGACGGCAACTACTACCTGACGACCACCACCTGGACCTCGCAGCTGGTGATGCGCAAATCGCCGACCCTGGATGGGCTCGCCACGGCGGCGCCGATTAATATCTGGTCCGATACCGATCCGGCGCGCTGCTGCAATTTCTGGGCATTTGAATTTCATCGTCTGAATGGCCCCAATGGCTGGCGCTGGTACCTGATGTACACCTCCGGCCAGCACGGCACACTGGACCACCAGCACCTGTCGGTACTGGAAAGCGTGGGCGACGACCCCATGGGGCCCTATGTGTACAAGGGCTCGCCGATGCCGGATACCTGGAATATCGACGGCACCTATCTCGAGCACAAGGGCCAGCTGTACCTGCTGTGGTCCGAGTGGGTGGGTGACGAACAGCTGAACTGGATTTCCAAGATGACCAACCCCTGGTCGATCGAGGGACCGCGTGTGGTGATTACCCGTCCGGAAGCCGAGTGGGAACAGAGTGGTCGCAAGGTGAACGAGGGCGCGGAGATCCTGAAAAAGGATGGCCGCACTTTCATGATTTATTCCGCCAGCTTCTGCGATACGCCGGACTACAAACTGGCGATGAAAGAGCTCACCGGTGATGACCCGATGGACCCGGCCTCCTGGAGCAAGTATCCGGAGCCTGTGTTCCAGCGCGGCAATGGCGTTTTCGGCCCCGGTCACAATGGTTTCTTTAAATCGCCGGACGGAACCGAAGATTGGATTGTCTATCACGGCAACTCGAAAGAGACCGACGGTTGCAGTGCAACCCGCTCGGTGCGCGCGCAGAAATTTACCTGGAATGAAAACGGCACCCCGAATTTCGGCGTACCGGTACCGGAAGGTGAATTCCAGAAGCTGCCCTCCGGTGAAAACGGACCAATCACCACCAAAGTACAGGGCGCGCGCTGGAAACTGGCGAATGCGGTAAGCAACCAGTGCCTGACAGGTACAGGCACGGACGACTGCGCATCCAGCGATAGTGAGTGGGTGCTGGATAGTACTGGCGACGGCGCTTACCGTCTGGCGAATACCGCCAGCGGCAATTTCCTCAACCAGAGCGGAGAGCTGGCACCCTGGACCAATACCGAGTCCGAGCGCTGGACCCTGGACCAGAATGAAAACGGCTGGGTGCAATTGTTGAATCGCGATACCGGCAAGCCGCTGGCGGCAAAAGACTGTAATGGCGAAGGCTGTTCTCAGTGGTCACTGCAGCCCGCCGAGGAAGTTGCTATTGCCAGTGTACAGAGTGGCCGAGTGCTGCAGGCAACCGGTTGTGCGACCGGGGCTGACATTCGCCAGGGCGCCTGGAAAGGGGATTCCTGCCAGCGCTGGAAGATTGCGGCGGCGGATGAAGGGTTTGTCAAAATACAGGCCGGTGACCAGTGCATGACCATCGCTGACAATGCCGTGGTTCCCGGTGCGCCAGCGGTACTTGGCAGCTGTAAAGGGAGCAGCAGCCAGTGGTTGCTGCAACCTCTGGCCGACGGCAGCCTGCAAATCAAAAACCGCGAGAGCAAGCACAACCTGGACCTGGCGCACTGTGGTTTGGCAGAGGGCAATACCTTTGCCCAGGCGCCTGCAGCGGACAGCGACTGCCAGAAATTCCAGCTACGAGCGGTTCCCGCGCGGGGTTGATTCCGTCCTTGATTTAGCCCTTTCAGCAGGGCAACGATTTTTATCGGGCTTGGGTGGCTACAGAAATGTAGACCACCCCTTTTTTTGCCTGTCGAAAATGCCAACGCCAGCTTCAATAGCAAAAGCCCCCGCAAGCAAACACTTGCGGGGGCTGTTACGGATGCATAGCTATTTCGGCACTGATTGATAAATCGATCAGAACGCCTTGTTCCAGCCGAAGCTCAGGGTGCGCCCACGACCGGCAAAATAGGTGCTGTCGTTCACGTAGGTAAGAGTCTGCGAGTAGTAGGTGATATACGACTCGTTCGCCAGGTTTTCCACACCCAGGGTGAAAGTACCGAGTTCCGGATTGGTATAGGTCGCCATCGCATCGAGCAGGCGATAGCCATTGAAATTGTGCTGTGGCAGGCCGCCATCAAATTCGCGATCCAGTAACGCGGAGTACTGCAGGCGTCCCTGTACCTGCTCGGCCAGCGGGCCGGCAACGTAAAGGTTTACCCGATCCGGAGCGATATTGCGGCCGTCCAGATCCTTGTCCAGGGTGCCGTCGTTGTCACTGTCAAAGTGGCCTTCCAGTTGACTGTAGGCAATGCCGGTGCGCACCCCGGACTCAAACTGATAGCTGGCAGTCAGCTCCAGTCCCTTGATCTCGGTCTTTTGGCGAGTGATTTCACCGACACCGTTCACTACGAGAATACGCGAGCCGAAATCGGAGTCGGACCAGAAGTAGCTGCCTGCAATCGCCAGGCCGCCGCTCTGATAATTAGCACCGACCTCGGTGTTGTCCGCGATCACCGGCTGCAGGTCAACCAGGTCCGCTACCGTCTGGTCCGGAGTGTTAACCCCGCGCAGAATCAGCCCCGCATCCGGCATGGTGAAGCCTTCGGCAAAGGAGGCGAATAGGG
It encodes:
- a CDS encoding family 43 glycosylhydrolase → MNFPSLFPRVLACACLWLSASVAAAPSTQHDTSLHDASLQGHLPSPLVARRADPWVMRRDGFYYFIATVPEYDRIELRRAETVAGLAEADAEVIWRKHAAGPMSAHIWAPELHYIDDAWFIYFAAGEAEDPWKIRMYVLRNTATNPLQGDWQEMGQIATPVDSFSLDATSFTHLGNRYLVWAQYDVKDELGSQLLMAEMASATEIRQPVITLSTPTFDWETRGHKVNEGPAVLKKNGRVFISYSASATDANYAMGLLWADEGADLMNPRSWNKSPQPVFYTSAERKRFGPGHNSFTVAEDGVTDLVVYHARDYRNIQGNPLLDGNRATRVRVLHWDASGMPEFRQQAAD
- a CDS encoding glycoside hydrolase family 43 protein, giving the protein MKNRFLATLVTAGLTATSIGSHAANPAITEVLTADPAAMVYKDTVYLYTGHDEAKDNKGFYEMHKWLVFSSKDMVNWKNEGSPLAVTDFKWAKGDAWASHVVEKDGKFYFYTTVRHDETKPGFAVGVAVSDSPTGPFKDALGKALISNDMTTDTEIDWDDLDPATFIDDNGEAYLFWGNTKPRWAKLKDNMIELDGPMHSLDLPNFTEALYAHKHGGNYYLTYAMGFPEKIGYAMSKSIEGPWEYKGVLNELAGNSNTNHQSIIDFKGRSFFIYHNGGTPEGGSFRRSVCIDDLHYNEDGTIQRVVMTSEGVKPVQ
- a CDS encoding family 43 glycosylhydrolase produces the protein MNLKRVSRFITKSLVAGIALASITACQPAENSAEKSPAGKDGKSAQGAASEQPEQSQHGQVDAPEGMFANPLFANGADPWLEYWDGNYYLTTTTWTSQLVMRKSPTLDGLATAAPINIWSDTDPARCCNFWAFEFHRLNGPNGWRWYLMYTSGQHGTLDHQHLSVLESVGDDPMGPYVYKGSPMPDTWNIDGTYLEHKGQLYLLWSEWVGDEQLNWISKMTNPWSIEGPRVVITRPEAEWEQSGRKVNEGAEILKKDGRTFMIYSASFCDTPDYKLAMKELTGDDPMDPASWSKYPEPVFQRGNGVFGPGHNGFFKSPDGTEDWIVYHGNSKETDGCSATRSVRAQKFTWNENGTPNFGVPVPEGEFQKLPSGENGPITTKVQGARWKLANAVSNQCLTGTGTDDCASSDSEWVLDSTGDGAYRLANTASGNFLNQSGELAPWTNTESERWTLDQNENGWVQLLNRDTGKPLAAKDCNGEGCSQWSLQPAEEVAIASVQSGRVLQATGCATGADIRQGAWKGDSCQRWKIAAADEGFVKIQAGDQCMTIADNAVVPGAPAVLGSCKGSSSQWLLQPLADGSLQIKNRESKHNLDLAHCGLAEGNTFAQAPAADSDCQKFQLRAVPARG